A part of Paenarthrobacter sp. A20 genomic DNA contains:
- a CDS encoding sedoheptulose 7-phosphate cyclase yields MTTINRAWTVSAQQDVQYRVETTFDILDPANPTLVDGEHGSRRLIVTDTTVNDLYGERIRAYAAANLSEYKILVLPHGETNKRWSAVETVLEAIETFKLDRRREPVIAIGGGVLTDIVGFACSIYRRNTPFVRVPTTLIGIVDASVGVKTGVNFQTGKNKIGTYFAASRNLLDTSFLSSLEQRHVSNGLAEILKIALVKDEELFALLEEHGAAALAGRFQQHTEAQQQIIDKAISGMLEELEPNLWEQTLERLVDYGHTFSPTVEMTALPELLHGEAVCLDMALTTAISVHRGLVTPDEASRIFRVMRTLGLPVTHPSMSVDVLVQALIDTTRHRNGLQRLPLPTGIGAAIFVNDLTPLDIEAALNILTGADNRDLERSAA; encoded by the coding sequence ATGACTACCATCAACCGCGCATGGACCGTCTCCGCCCAGCAGGACGTCCAATACCGGGTAGAAACCACCTTTGACATCCTTGACCCGGCCAACCCGACTTTGGTCGATGGAGAGCACGGCTCACGACGACTCATCGTCACCGACACCACCGTCAATGATCTCTACGGCGAGAGGATCCGCGCCTACGCCGCAGCGAACCTCTCCGAATACAAGATCCTGGTATTGCCCCATGGCGAAACGAACAAACGCTGGAGCGCAGTAGAAACCGTCCTCGAAGCCATCGAAACCTTCAAGCTCGACCGCCGTCGTGAACCCGTGATCGCCATCGGGGGCGGAGTCCTCACCGACATCGTAGGATTCGCCTGCAGCATTTACCGCCGCAACACCCCTTTCGTCAGAGTCCCCACCACTCTGATCGGAATCGTTGATGCAAGCGTCGGAGTCAAGACCGGAGTGAACTTCCAGACCGGCAAAAACAAAATCGGCACCTACTTCGCCGCGTCCCGCAACCTCCTCGACACCTCCTTCCTCAGCTCCCTCGAGCAGCGCCACGTCTCCAACGGACTCGCGGAGATTCTCAAAATCGCTCTGGTTAAGGACGAAGAACTGTTCGCCCTGCTCGAAGAGCACGGCGCGGCTGCACTGGCCGGCCGGTTCCAACAGCACACCGAGGCCCAACAACAAATCATCGACAAAGCCATCAGCGGGATGCTGGAAGAGCTGGAACCCAACCTCTGGGAACAGACCCTGGAACGTTTGGTCGACTACGGCCACACTTTCTCCCCCACCGTGGAAATGACCGCCTTACCTGAACTGCTTCACGGTGAAGCCGTCTGCCTGGACATGGCCCTCACCACCGCCATCAGCGTCCACCGGGGTCTGGTAACCCCGGACGAAGCCAGCCGGATATTCAGGGTCATGCGCACACTTGGTTTGCCTGTCACCCACCCCTCCATGAGTGTCGATGTCCTGGTCCAGGCACTCATCGATACAACCCGCCACCGCAATGGACTCCAGCGCCTGCCTCTGCCCACCGGGATCGGCGCGGCTATCTTCGTCAACGACCTCACACCCCTCGACATCGAAGCAGCACTAAACATCCTCACCGGCGCCGATAACAGGGACCTGGAAAGGTCGGCGGCATGA
- a CDS encoding cupin domain-containing protein: MNTPTKAPPRPRTPNGHATVLGVHGAAGTTGWKAFYTRRELESATEAVEWATLPPGGVSGEHRHTRTEEIYLILEGTGEFFLNGTAHKVSPGTLALTTPGNTHGLRNTGSTTLNWWVIETLTPHTQSCLEGSHRTERPPMPARIHDLHATPSVDTQGTFDGPLAAIERHTLTPEQNMKLGKPGAEIAGFLNTGSATLSFADTTATIDAPASFLVPNGSPAVLTATSNVELFAVELRTPGS; the protein is encoded by the coding sequence ATGAACACCCCCACCAAAGCGCCTCCACGGCCCCGCACCCCCAACGGCCACGCCACGGTCCTTGGCGTCCACGGCGCCGCAGGCACCACCGGATGGAAGGCCTTCTATACCCGACGCGAGCTCGAATCAGCGACAGAAGCCGTGGAATGGGCTACTCTCCCGCCGGGTGGGGTCAGCGGTGAACACCGCCACACGCGTACCGAGGAAATCTATTTGATTCTGGAGGGAACGGGTGAGTTTTTCCTTAATGGCACAGCGCATAAGGTCAGCCCCGGGACCCTCGCCTTGACGACACCGGGGAACACCCACGGCCTGCGAAACACCGGCTCGACGACGCTGAACTGGTGGGTCATTGAAACCCTCACACCACACACCCAGAGCTGCCTCGAAGGCAGCCACCGCACAGAAAGGCCGCCCATGCCTGCCCGGATCCATGACCTCCATGCAACCCCCAGCGTCGACACACAAGGGACCTTTGACGGGCCATTGGCCGCCATCGAACGGCACACCCTCACTCCAGAACAAAACATGAAGCTCGGAAAGCCCGGCGCCGAAATCGCTGGCTTCCTGAACACCGGCAGTGCCACACTTTCATTCGCTGACACGACCGCCACCATCGATGCACCAGCATCGTTCCTGGTGCCCAACGGATCGCCTGCCGTGCTGACAGCAACCTCCAACGTGGAATTGTTTGCCGTAGAGCTCAGGACCCCCGGCTCATGA